The genomic segment ttccaaaataatatcaacaaattttaaaaggtGTCTTCTAATAAGATGTTTGATTTCTTTAGAATTGGTTTAATCATTTCCATTACGGGACATTATAATATCATGTATCcgtgaactttgtaatataaaataaaattatctcatcagtaataaataataattaaaattttgtataaatagaataataatattttttatttcttgatcatgaaagatagatttcaaacTCAATGTCTCGTTGTTTTCATATGTACGTATTTCATAACAacgaacaaatctaaatttaaacgaacattacatcttgaaaggattcaactcatatatgacGCTGAAAAGAAGATccatttcagaattcaattttggaatagataaatttaataagataaattttaataaaattggtttataaaatacaatattgcattgtttataatttaaaattcaaataagaaatCTCAAGGGATAAAAATTATACATTGGATGCTTTTGACAGAATTACAACATAcattaactctttcaaattatgaaaatctcgaattgcatgcattgagtgtcaaacatttctgattattgagggTAATATACATGTGTATTGAAAGTAATTTAATGGtcatttaaaattcttttgaatctatttcttttaattttcttgtgctatcttatttgaatttttaagaagacaAATCAAGATATAGAATATACATATGattttggaagaaaactacaatgcaataattctttaaaattaaggtaatttcgaaataatatgtatttgagataaaaaaaatttatgattattaaatagtACATTAATGTCCATTGGAATATTTTGTTGTAATGATAATTTTTAAcactcaaccaattttatttttagaaaatttaaataaactaataaaataaagtaattattttttagtaagtattttgagaaataaattacttaaaatagcaaaatttatttttggatgatttacttcataagtgatactgaacattgcaataatttttattttaaatttatttatatagtttttacttaaactgattgatataattaatgcaaaaaaattttaatatagtttactttttcaatatagtttagttttaatttgagtaaaaaaataaaaaatatttaatacataaattacatttgaattaatataaaaattaattaaattcaaaattgaattaaatgaattgatataatcaatgcaaacaataattgaagtgatcatttattgcaggacacatatttcaatattgatgataaatctttctttttatagaaatgacattttgacaggaaattactatttttggcaaaaactctgcttttatatatatatagattattataattatatatataaagatcCGCAATGAAAATATGACTTAATATAGGAAATACAATTTTGGTtcatatgtttattttatatatacttacaataaaatataatatttttgagataaaaattaatattttttcatagatgacccaaataaaacatatgtttcacaaaattaacttgtgagaccgtctcacgagagTTTTTGTGTTTTCATGTACTTGATTGTATATATCAAATTGAGTTCAttagtttttcttttatttaaaaatagattgatatttgaatttattttgttgCAATGAACTGATATTTGGAGTTTTGCACGCGTGAACTTAGGCTTcagtttcattttttttctctagaaattaaataacatcaattttaaaatttcatattaaaCTATTAAACATTTTTAGTCTGGTACAGAAATTAgtgttttaataaaaatattaaagctaaataaaatgaatattttaaagtaagaaCTTTTCTTCAAACTAGCTACTCTGCACACGCGGTGCGTGTGtgtaacaattttttttataattatttatggactaaaatgaaatttgacaaattatcgaggtactaaagtgctatttgaataattgtaataaaaaaaataaaaacaaaatgtttttttgattaaaaaaaaaaacaaaaatgtaatgTTGATATCAAACAGGGACAAAATAAGGAAACCAAAAAACAGACCAAAGACATCAAAAACAGTTATTTCAAAAtaaacttaataaatagtaaaagatgTAGTTGATTCAACTGCCGTCTTCACTGGACCATACAGCCCCACCCACCAATCTCCCATGGCAGGAAGCACGAGGCAGTACTGCATTCAGAATATGACATCTAGGGTTTCAAATTTTGTTTTTCCGGCTTTCCCTCCACGTTACATCCTCTGATTTCCCTTCGATCCCAATCGTAATCTTCAATTTACGGGCTAACTGTTTTCTCTCCGGATCAGAATTTGCTGCCGATAACATCTTGTAAATTTATCCATGGCCGAAAAATAGACGATGGGAAACGTTTTCCCGGGATTTGCATCCTTCTTTATACAAGTTGCGAGGTAAGATTTTGTGGTGTGAATATGTTGATCTGAATTCGTTGTTGGGTGTTGATGATGCGTAGACAGGGGCAAAGTTTTATTAGTTATTTCCGAGGAAGGTGTTCGAGGGTTGTGACTTAATTATTGATACTTGTTCAAGATTTCAGTAGTGTTGGTGTAAAGATTGCTTTTTGACTCGAGTTTTTATTTGCTGGGTCGAGATTTTTTGGGTTGTTTTTTGGTCTATGGAGTCGGAGGATTCCCATCAAGCATCATTCAAATGTTGCGATTGCGGATGCAGTTGCTCGGATATGAATCTTGCGGGGGAATACACGAGGTCTGTGAAACGAAAAATTGAAGAACTCGAGGAGGAAAGCGTTTTCACTATCCCTGGTTTTGTTGTTCCCCAGAATGCCCGTATAGGTATCGATAATGAATGTATGGCACTACGTGAAACAGTCAGCAACCAGCAACAGACCATTCAGGATCTCATTTCTGAGTTAGATGAGGAGAGAAATGCCTCATCTTCTGCTACCAGTGAGGCCATGTCTATGATTCTGAAGTTGCAAAGGGAGAAGGCAGATATTCAGATGGAAGCAAGGCAGTTCAAGAGGTTTGCAGAGGAGAAAATGGCTCATGATCAGGAGGAATTGTTGACATTGGATGATTTGTTGTATAAGAGAGAGCAGGTCATTCAGTCTCTTACGTTTGAAGTGCAGGCCTGTAAACACAGGATGACCAGTTATGGGATCACTGATGTTGGAACCTATGAAGATGAGGGTATGAGCCGAAACACTAGCATGACTGAGAACTTTGAGGGCCAATTTGAGTTTCCTCCTTATGAGATTTTTTACCCTCCACTCAAGTGCAAATTGAACGAGTCCCAAGTTTATCCTGATGGTGATGATGAAACTGTTGATGTTGAGAAATATGCATTTGGAGAAACTCCTGGATCGAAGGATCAATTGAAGGATTTAGAATATCGTATTGGTCAATTGGAGAAAAGTTCAAGGACCATTCAGCCTGATGGGGAATACATTGAAGAAATAGATGTGCTTGAAAAGGTAGTGAACGATCACTCTCCTAGGGAGGCCGGGAATATTCGAGAGTTCTCAACTGACTGTTCAAACCTGATGAGTAAAGACATGGGCCTAGATTCTACCCCAGATTCTCCAAATTCTGGTAGCAGTTTTAAGAAGATGGGCTTTCTACATATGGAGGAGAATTTGAATCCGGGGAAGGTTGATAATGCATCAGAAGTTGGAGATGACATGAGCGACAGGGTTTACACTATTGATTCTATTCATCAGGCATCACTGGAAGGTGTCATAGATCACAGGACTGCATCTGGTATCTGCGGTAATGACTTATCGGTTATGTCTAAGGAGTCACCAAATCATTCTGAAGGCCGGGACCTGGAGATCCAGAAGCTCTATGCCAGGCTTCATGCTCTTGAGGCTGACAGAGAATCAATGAGGCAAGCAATTGTAACCATTGGGAGCAAAAATGCACAACTGGTATTGTTGAAGGAGATAGCTCAAAACTTATGTAAAGAAATGTCACCAGCAGGGAGAATGACAGGGAGGAAGCAATTGGTGAATAGGACTTTTTCCTTCCTATCAATATTCAAGGTAATTACAATGTTGATTATTTGGCTATTTCGAATTGGCCTTCGTTGTATTGCAAATAAAAATCGAGCACATGTTACTTCAAGGAAGATCTATTTTACgtaaaacttgaaatatttcaAGTTCCTGTTGTTAATAAGTAGGATCCATCCAGATTCCAATCCCCTTGTGTGAATGAGATCATAAAGATTTTACACAATGCAAACCTTAGGGTGATATAAATCATTCTTCAGTTATAGGATTGGACAATCTTAAGATCGGAATCACAACCTTAATAACCATCCTTTCATCTCAATAATATGGAGGGATTATACCGAACTCATCTTTGATATAATTTTCCATTTACACCTTCATGTTATAAATTCTTCTCCATTTCTCATCATCTTGAGATTGCTGATCTTCTTGAATTATCACGtcaaaaaatttgtattttCACCGCTAAATGTCGATATAGCATGTGCTGATTTTCTATCACCCCTAGAGCGAGCTGTTTCATTAATACTGACCATTTTCTCCCATTCTTGTACAGTGGAtactttcttttattttatggAGAAGAAAAACACACAGATGCAAGTGAGTACCTATTTATTTTACTATTCCACATACCCTTACATGTTCGTTGCTtcaaattttcgatttttctgTAGATTACCATCCATATGTTTGCTATCCCTTATTTATGCTACTTGATAGCTGCAAATCATATACAATTGCAGGGTCATGTATTCTCATGAGGTTgtattaaaatgttaaaatcAGGAGGAAAACGCATGTTACATTATACATTTTATATGAAAAGCATACAAGTATTTTGAAATTTACGAGGAAATAGATAGATATCCGTAGTGGCTTCCTCTCTGCCATTCACCATTGGTTCTTTAAACATTGTGATAGAATGTTGTTGTCCACATTTATGAGATCTTTACCTAAGAGACAGTCTTTGTTGCAGTCAATGACTAATCTCATCATATTTAGGTACTCAC from the Primulina eburnea isolate SZY01 chromosome 3, ASM2296580v1, whole genome shotgun sequence genome contains:
- the LOC140825769 gene encoding myosin-binding protein 7-like, yielding MESEDSHQASFKCCDCGCSCSDMNLAGEYTRSVKRKIEELEEESVFTIPGFVVPQNARIGIDNECMALRETVSNQQQTIQDLISELDEERNASSSATSEAMSMILKLQREKADIQMEARQFKRFAEEKMAHDQEELLTLDDLLYKREQVIQSLTFEVQACKHRMTSYGITDVGTYEDEGMSRNTSMTENFEGQFEFPPYEIFYPPLKCKLNESQVYPDGDDETVDVEKYAFGETPGSKDQLKDLEYRIGQLEKSSRTIQPDGEYIEEIDVLEKVVNDHSPREAGNIREFSTDCSNLMSKDMGLDSTPDSPNSGSSFKKMGFLHMEENLNPGKVDNASEVGDDMSDRVYTIDSIHQASLEGVIDHRTASGICGNDLSVMSKESPNHSEGRDLEIQKLYARLHALEADRESMRQAIVTIGSKNAQLVLLKEIAQNLCKEMSPAGRMTGRKQLVNRTFSFLSIFKWILSFILWRRKTHRCKYSLGLSANNAGLLMLLDRSPRVGQWRSISST